From one Dermacentor variabilis isolate Ectoservices chromosome 3, ASM5094787v1, whole genome shotgun sequence genomic stretch:
- the LOC142576202 gene encoding salivary anticoagulant protein P23-like isoform X1 has translation MTPLSALILLLCSAGALCALPQDSNNFIDTVLTNRLGFELGIRNLDPAQGANFEVKLEKTFVTDRDFKAKFTSGNFYGLSMVKRRGDCGAPAWEATNTTFGCHLSLDRVQVSYKVEAKGGEILGSSSFSVYMFVDNTNLFVQVTSARYAHGPVTLHAAAPATLKAISLNSLELVIYESTWQGLNRERRKQFHDAIKANIQDQLAALLYGSFREAMNNALAIFPAPFP, from the exons ATGACGCCTTTATCTGCTCTCATCCTCCTCCTCTGCAGCGCTG GAGCCCTCTGCGCGCTCCCACAAGACTCAAACAACTTCATCGACACGGTGCTCACCAATCGACTGGGTTTTGAACTTGGAATCCGCAACCTCGATCCGGCACAGGGGGCGAATTTCGAGGTCAAGCTTGAAAAAACGTTTGTCACGGACCGAGACTTCAAGGCTAAGTTTACTTCCGGCAATTTTTACGGCCTGTCTATGGTCAAACGTCGAGGCGACTGTGGTGCGCCGGCTTGGGAGGCGACGAACACGACTTTCGGTTGCCACTTGTCGCTCGATCGCGTTCAAGTCTCCTACAAGGTCGAGGCAAAGGGTGGCGAAATCCTTGGCTCAAGCAGCTTCAGCGTCTACATGTTCGTTGACAACACGAACTTGTTCGTCCAGGTCACAAGCGCCCGAT ACGCACATGGGCCGGTCACCTTACATGCAGCTGCTCCTGCCACCTTGAAGGCCATCAGCCTCAATTCACTGGAGCTCGTGATATACGAAAGTACCTGGCAGGGCCTGAACAGGGAGCGCCGTAAGCAGTTCCACGACGCGATCAAGGCCAACATCCAGGACCAACTGGCGGCACTACTGTACGGAAGTTTCCGAGAGGCGATGAACAATGCCCTTGCTATCTTCCCCGCGCCATTCCCCTAA
- the LOC142576202 gene encoding salivary anticoagulant protein P23-like isoform X2 translates to MTPLSALILLLCSAGALCALPQDSNNFIDTVLTNRLGFELGIRNLDPAQGANFEVKLEKTFVTDRDFKAKFTSGNFYGLSMVKRRGDCGAPAWEATNTTFGCHLSLDRVQVSYKVEAKGGEILGSSSFSVYMFVDNTNLFVQVTSARSAPATLKAISLNSLELVIYESTWQGLNRERRKQFHDAIKANIQDQLAALLYGSFREAMNNALAIFPAPFP, encoded by the exons ATGACGCCTTTATCTGCTCTCATCCTCCTCCTCTGCAGCGCTG GAGCCCTCTGCGCGCTCCCACAAGACTCAAACAACTTCATCGACACGGTGCTCACCAATCGACTGGGTTTTGAACTTGGAATCCGCAACCTCGATCCGGCACAGGGGGCGAATTTCGAGGTCAAGCTTGAAAAAACGTTTGTCACGGACCGAGACTTCAAGGCTAAGTTTACTTCCGGCAATTTTTACGGCCTGTCTATGGTCAAACGTCGAGGCGACTGTGGTGCGCCGGCTTGGGAGGCGACGAACACGACTTTCGGTTGCCACTTGTCGCTCGATCGCGTTCAAGTCTCCTACAAGGTCGAGGCAAAGGGTGGCGAAATCCTTGGCTCAAGCAGCTTCAGCGTCTACATGTTCGTTGACAACACGAACTTGTTCGTCCAGGTCACAAGCGCCCGAT CTGCTCCTGCCACCTTGAAGGCCATCAGCCTCAATTCACTGGAGCTCGTGATATACGAAAGTACCTGGCAGGGCCTGAACAGGGAGCGCCGTAAGCAGTTCCACGACGCGATCAAGGCCAACATCCAGGACCAACTGGCGGCACTACTGTACGGAAGTTTCCGAGAGGCGATGAACAATGCCCTTGCTATCTTCCCCGCGCCATTCCCCTAA